Proteins encoded by one window of Elaeis guineensis isolate ETL-2024a chromosome 12, EG11, whole genome shotgun sequence:
- the LOC105055043 gene encoding uncharacterized protein produces the protein MENEIADSELLSQLNETNITWKQELEWHQSQVETLQEKILEVKANIQCSEDEGNKELEFLWHRVNATTTLLTYLKSKAKVMAVPHLAYTSCGIKHQEGVGFIDKHGIPLSGWSKDIDLSSFESSDEEMHLAGSIDLGSVDANDRAYIGYVLKSVHVVTDVMESLVKRVIMAETEAAREKEKVKFGLEEIKKETLQIESLSAKVGEMEKFAVGTNNVLIEMRQKVEDMVQETSRQRQRSAENEQELCRLKQDFESLRSYVSSLISVRETLLSSEKQFQTIEKLFDRLLVKTTHLENEKMQKEAEVQKLMEENVSLRALLDKKEAQLLAMNEQCKFMALNNSNI, from the exons ATGGAGAATGAAATTGCAGATAGTGAGTTGTTGAGTCAGCTCAATGAGACAAACATCACTTGGAAGCAGGAGTTGGAATGGCATCAATCTCAAGTTGAAACTTTacaagaaaaaattttggagGTTAAGGCTAACATCCAATGTTCTGAGGATGAAGGGAACAAAGAGTTAGAATTTCTTTGGCACAGAGTCAACGCTACCACAACATTGCTGACCTACCTGAAATCAAAGGCGAAAGTTATGGCTGTTCCTCATTTAGCCTATACTTCATGTGGGATTAAACATCAAGAGGGGGTAGGGTTTATTGACAAGCATGGCATACCATTGTCTGGTTGGTCTAAGgatattgatctttcttcttttgaAAGTTCAGATGAGGAGATGCATTTGGCAGGTAGCATTGACCTTGGATCTGTTGATGCTAATGACAGAGCATATATTGGCTATGTATTGAAGTCAGTTCATGTTGTAACAGATGTTATGGAATCTCTTGTTAAGAGGGTTATAATGGCAGAAACTGAAGCTgctagagaaaaagaaaaagtgaagtTTGGTTTGGAAGAAATTAAAAAGGAAACACTCCAAATTGAGAGCTTGTCAGCAAAAGTTGGAGAGATGGAGAAGTTTGCAGTGGGTACAAATAATGTTTTGATTGAAATGCGGCAGAAGGTTGAAGATATGGTGCAAGAAACATCTAGACAACGACAACGATCTGCAGAAAATGAACAGGAGCTTTGTCGTTTGAAGCAGGATTTTGAATCACTGAGATCCTATGTTAGCAGCCTCATCAGTGTCAGAGAAACCCTTCTTTCATCAGAGAAGCAATTTCAGACAATTGAGAAACTTTTTGACAG GCTACTTGTCAAGACCACTCATCTGGAGAATGAGAAGATGCAGAAAGAGGCTGAAGTTCAGAAGCTCATGGAGGAGAATGTTAGTCTGAGAGCTCTGTTGGACAAGAAGGAGGCACAATTGCTGGCCATGAATGAACAGTGCAAGTTCATGGCATTGAATAATTCTAACATTTAG